In Bacillus sp. KH172YL63, one genomic interval encodes:
- a CDS encoding RsfA family transcriptional regulator produces MSSNRQDAWSQDEDVLLAEVVLRFIREGGTQLQAFEEVGRKLSRTAAACGFRWNSFVRKQYKSGIELAKKQRKHSKKHTPMIKPASVPQESKKEQDADELHGEVFSMDGMIKYLQKAEEAVQNEERIRGENGELQKQLSQLQEKLQETESSLKEYEAKFNLLEEDHKSLLAIFEKARKMALLQGNEDKVKFQMDKNGNLQRLNK; encoded by the coding sequence ATGTCTTCAAATAGACAGGATGCGTGGAGTCAGGATGAAGATGTATTATTGGCCGAAGTAGTGTTGCGTTTCATACGGGAAGGGGGCACACAGCTGCAGGCATTTGAAGAAGTTGGGAGGAAACTTTCCAGGACGGCAGCTGCCTGCGGATTCCGGTGGAACTCCTTCGTCCGTAAACAATATAAATCCGGTATCGAGCTTGCGAAAAAGCAAAGGAAACATTCTAAAAAGCATACACCAATGATTAAACCGGCAAGTGTCCCCCAGGAAAGTAAGAAGGAACAGGATGCGGATGAGTTGCACGGGGAAGTCTTTTCGATGGACGGGATGATCAAGTATCTTCAGAAAGCGGAAGAGGCTGTTCAGAATGAGGAAAGAATCAGGGGAGAAAATGGAGAGCTTCAAAAACAACTCTCTCAACTTCAGGAAAAACTGCAGGAAACAGAATCGAGCCTGAAAGAATATGAGGCCAAATTCAACCTTCTTGAAGAAGATCATAAATCATTACTGGCAATCTTTGAAAAAGCCAGAAAGATGGCGCTTCTGCAAGGGAATGAAGACAAAGTGAAATTCCAAATGGACAAAAACGGGAATCTGCAAAGGCTGAATAAATGA
- the coaD gene encoding pantetheine-phosphate adenylyltransferase, with protein MPSIAVCPGSFDPITYGHLDIIRRGAKVFDQINVVVLNNSSKKPLFSVEERIELIREVTKDIPNVVVGSFQGLLVDYAKNVNAKAIIRGLRAVSDFEYEMQITSMNRVLDDEIETFFIMTNNQYSFLSSSIVKEVAKYGGDISELVPERVEESLKEKFDELNTGEV; from the coding sequence ATGCCAAGCATAGCAGTTTGTCCAGGGAGTTTTGATCCCATTACGTACGGACATTTGGATATTATTAGACGAGGTGCGAAAGTTTTCGATCAAATCAATGTAGTGGTGCTGAATAATTCTTCTAAGAAACCACTGTTTTCTGTGGAGGAACGAATCGAATTGATCCGTGAAGTGACAAAAGACATTCCTAATGTCGTTGTCGGTTCTTTTCAGGGCTTATTGGTCGACTATGCGAAAAATGTCAATGCAAAAGCCATCATCAGGGGCTTACGGGCGGTTTCGGATTTTGAATACGAAATGCAGATCACCTCTATGAACAGAGTGCTTGATGACGAGATTGAAACGTTCTTCATCATGACCAACAATCAATATTCATTCTTAAGTTCAAGCATCGTTAAAGAGGTGGCTAAATACGGCGGCGACATTTCTGAACTGGTGCCGGAACGTGTTGAAGAATCGTTGAAAGAGAAATTCGATGAACTAAATACTGGCGAAGTATAA
- a CDS encoding N-acetyltransferase: protein MAVKVEKLKVNYKTLEEFKKFKEYGVQELSMLEDLQANIIENDSESPFYGIYFGDTLVARMSLYQRNSRFDQYFDPPQNYLELWKLEVLPKYQNKSYGKTLVEFAKSFGLPIKTNSRIKSQGFWEKMGFEAVTYDVERDLGENPYVWFPEGVTEQKNN from the coding sequence ATGGCAGTGAAAGTGGAAAAATTAAAAGTTAACTATAAAACTCTTGAAGAGTTTAAGAAATTTAAAGAATACGGCGTGCAGGAATTATCCATGTTGGAGGATCTCCAGGCAAACATCATCGAAAATGACAGTGAGTCACCTTTTTACGGAATATACTTCGGAGATACACTCGTTGCCAGGATGAGCCTGTATCAGCGAAATTCCCGATTCGATCAATATTTTGATCCACCGCAAAACTATCTTGAACTTTGGAAGCTTGAAGTACTTCCAAAATATCAAAATAAAAGCTACGGAAAGACACTTGTAGAGTTTGCCAAAAGCTTCGGCTTGCCGATCAAAACAAACTCACGGATCAAATCCCAGGGCTTCTGGGAGAAAATGGGCTTCGAAGCTGTGACCTACGATGTTGAACGGGATTTAGGAGAAAATCCATACGTCTGGTTTCCTGAAGGCGTCACGGAACAAAAGAATAATTAA
- a CDS encoding YlbE-like family protein → MRQDILEYIYAKEDLKLFLRDQPQWYRTLSRSPNELEKFEIASINHFQKTIPHRVQKFSNGVQMASMMISMFQSMNSAE, encoded by the coding sequence ATGAGGCAGGATATACTTGAGTATATATATGCTAAAGAAGATTTGAAGTTGTTTTTGAGAGATCAACCCCAGTGGTACCGGACGCTTTCCCGCAGCCCAAATGAATTGGAGAAATTCGAAATCGCTTCGATCAATCACTTCCAAAAGACCATCCCCCATCGTGTCCAAAAGTTCTCGAACGGTGTTCAGATGGCTTCCATGATGATTTCTATGTTTCAATCCATGAATAGTGCCGAGTGA
- a CDS encoding patatin-like phospholipase family protein — protein sequence MDRPKIGLALGSGGARGFAHLGVLKAFVDAGIPIDMIAGSSMGALVGCFYGVGHKMEDLYKLSTTFRRKYYLDFTVPKMGFISGKRIKEFIQLFTHNKNIEDLNIPVSVVATDITNGEKVVFTSGPISSAVRASIAIPGIFVPERINGRLLVDGGVIDRVPVSVVKEMGADIVIGVDVSHVKRNAEITTIYDVIMQSIDILQLEIVAHREFASDFMIRPHVEMYSTRAFKNIEEIIDMGEEEAKRVIPSIQEALDNWKE from the coding sequence ATGGACAGACCTAAAATCGGTTTAGCCCTCGGATCGGGCGGCGCCAGGGGGTTCGCGCATTTAGGTGTACTGAAGGCATTTGTCGACGCCGGCATCCCGATCGATATGATTGCCGGCAGCAGCATGGGCGCACTGGTCGGCTGCTTTTATGGAGTCGGGCATAAAATGGAGGACTTATATAAGCTGTCCACCACTTTCAGGAGGAAGTATTACTTAGACTTCACCGTCCCTAAAATGGGCTTCATTTCCGGAAAAAGAATAAAAGAATTCATTCAGCTATTCACCCATAATAAAAATATTGAAGATCTGAATATCCCTGTAAGCGTCGTGGCGACTGATATCACCAACGGAGAGAAAGTGGTGTTTACTTCAGGGCCGATTTCAAGTGCTGTTAGGGCGAGCATTGCGATACCTGGCATATTTGTCCCGGAACGGATCAATGGCCGTCTATTGGTCGACGGGGGAGTCATCGACCGGGTACCGGTCTCGGTTGTAAAAGAGATGGGAGCGGATATCGTGATAGGTGTGGATGTTTCCCATGTGAAGCGGAATGCCGAGATTACCACCATTTATGATGTGATTATGCAGAGCATTGATATTTTGCAGCTCGAAATCGTCGCTCACCGTGAATTTGCGTCAGATTTCATGATCAGGCCCCATGTGGAAATGTACAGTACGAGGGCTTTCAAAAATATTGAAGAAATCATCGACATGGGTGAAGAAGAGGCAAAGAGGGTTATTCCTTCAATTCAGGAAGCGTTGGACAATTGGAAGGAGTAA
- a CDS encoding DUF7147 family protein, whose product MIQRFIELGEGYADIYELLELAEANRGRLQHMMAFHTIVKDRPVTSLALVMKPTEQGKFQAIYISREGVPNPNITPNQRYSLFESKAESLGKVIIQMDVKPSTLFPENALYYQHLIAILRLNHYILPLQ is encoded by the coding sequence ATGATTCAGCGTTTTATTGAACTGGGTGAAGGATACGCGGATATTTATGAACTTTTGGAACTTGCCGAAGCGAACCGTGGACGCCTGCAGCATATGATGGCCTTTCATACCATCGTGAAAGATCGTCCAGTCACCTCATTGGCACTTGTCATGAAACCGACAGAGCAAGGAAAATTCCAGGCCATCTATATATCAAGGGAAGGTGTCCCTAACCCGAATATCACACCGAACCAGCGCTATTCGCTTTTTGAAAGCAAAGCCGAGAGTCTGGGCAAGGTCATCATTCAGATGGATGTAAAACCGTCCACGCTTTTTCCAGAAAACGCTCTTTACTATCAGCACTTGATCGCAATCCTGCGATTGAATCACTACATACTTCCACTGCAATAA
- a CDS encoding SepM family pheromone-processing serine protease has protein sequence MKTRTLIRTIVIMTLIMVATSFYYLPFYVTKPGGAHELDPIVHVENGFEDDGELMLTTVRMGRANIYAYLMASIRKYEYIYPVDEIRSPHESDEEYNLRQLHLMADSQSHAIEVAYKKAGKPYQYHYKGIYVLNIYPSMPAEKILKPGDRITAIDGQPFQSSEEFIAYVGGKKEGEKVNITFVRNDEEMKEEIPLQAFPDMPDKIGLGITLSDDKEISTNPPVALDTEEIGGPSAGLMFSLEIYDQLTEGDLAKGHRIAGTGTISEDGQVGRIGGIEQKIIAADKAGAEYFLAPDEVITKEMKEKYPDLESNYAAAKRTAADIDTDMKVIPVQTFEEALSFLESLK, from the coding sequence ATGAAAACCAGAACCTTAATCAGAACCATTGTCATCATGACGCTAATCATGGTGGCGACTTCTTTTTATTATCTACCTTTTTATGTAACAAAACCTGGAGGGGCTCATGAACTGGATCCGATCGTCCATGTTGAAAATGGATTTGAAGACGACGGGGAATTGATGCTGACAACCGTGAGGATGGGTAGGGCCAATATTTATGCCTATCTGATGGCAAGCATAAGGAAATATGAATATATCTACCCCGTGGACGAAATCAGAAGTCCTCATGAAAGTGATGAAGAGTATAATCTCCGTCAGTTGCACCTCATGGCCGACTCTCAGAGCCATGCGATTGAAGTGGCTTATAAAAAGGCTGGGAAACCATATCAGTATCATTATAAAGGGATCTATGTCCTCAATATCTATCCTTCCATGCCTGCTGAAAAAATACTGAAGCCAGGTGACCGCATCACTGCCATCGACGGACAACCCTTTCAGTCATCAGAGGAATTCATTGCATATGTAGGCGGGAAAAAAGAGGGGGAAAAGGTCAACATCACCTTTGTGAGGAACGACGAAGAAATGAAAGAAGAGATTCCCCTGCAGGCATTTCCCGATATGCCGGATAAGATTGGGCTGGGCATCACATTAAGCGATGATAAAGAAATCTCAACCAACCCGCCTGTGGCGCTCGATACGGAAGAAATCGGAGGTCCTTCTGCAGGCTTGATGTTCAGCCTGGAAATCTATGACCAGTTAACTGAGGGTGACCTTGCAAAAGGGCACCGGATTGCCGGGACCGGGACAATCTCGGAAGACGGACAGGTTGGCCGGATTGGAGGCATCGAGCAGAAGATCATTGCAGCGGATAAAGCAGGTGCTGAGTATTTCTTGGCACCGGATGAAGTCATCACGAAGGAAATGAAAGAAAAATATCCTGACTTGGAATCGAATTATGCGGCAGCAAAAAGAACTGCAGCAGATATCGATACAGATATGAAAGTGATTCCTGTGCAGACATTCGAAGAAGCGCTATCCTTCCTTGAATCCTTAAAATAA
- a CDS encoding YlbD family protein — MGKTLHPKVKEFKEFVKKHPKIAKDVRNGGAKWQDLFEDWYLLGEDDTRWDQYRDEPLKEKDPESTHTDKGGWMDQVGEMVKKMDASQLQQHINNLSEALGTVQGVLSQFQGGNSRGSDQAPKKEAPSKPSHPFSFRKD, encoded by the coding sequence ATGGGTAAAACACTGCATCCTAAAGTGAAGGAATTCAAAGAGTTTGTTAAAAAGCATCCTAAAATCGCCAAAGACGTAAGAAATGGGGGTGCCAAATGGCAGGACCTGTTTGAAGACTGGTATCTTCTCGGGGAAGACGACACAAGATGGGATCAATATAGGGATGAACCTTTGAAGGAAAAGGATCCAGAGTCAACTCATACCGATAAAGGGGGATGGATGGATCAGGTGGGGGAAATGGTGAAGAAGATGGACGCCAGTCAGCTGCAGCAGCATATCAATAATCTGAGTGAAGCACTTGGGACTGTACAGGGCGTATTGAGTCAATTCCAAGGGGGAAACAGCCGTGGATCTGATCAAGCTCCGAAGAAAGAAGCGCCATCCAAGCCTTCACACCCATTTTCATTCCGGAAAGATTAG
- a CDS encoding YlbF family regulator has product MLATIERMEILDSADELSRWILESDVAENYRSSLYKLRNNAETQRKVSTFSRMKERYEEVQRFGRYHPDYKTVMKEIREVKREMDLDENVAEFRRAENELQDLLDQVGHLIAHSVSKSVKVPSGNPFFSSGSSCGGGCGSGGSCGCSA; this is encoded by the coding sequence ATGCTTGCTACTATAGAAAGAATGGAAATTTTAGATTCAGCTGATGAACTATCCCGATGGATTCTGGAATCTGATGTGGCAGAAAACTATCGGTCGTCTTTATATAAACTTCGCAACAACGCTGAAACCCAGCGGAAGGTTAGTACTTTTTCCAGAATGAAAGAGCGATATGAAGAAGTGCAGCGCTTCGGTCGTTATCATCCTGATTATAAAACGGTCATGAAAGAGATCCGTGAAGTGAAAAGAGAGATGGATCTTGATGAAAACGTGGCAGAATTCCGGAGGGCAGAAAATGAACTGCAGGATCTACTCGATCAGGTGGGCCATTTGATTGCTCATTCGGTTTCCAAAAGTGTTAAGGTCCCTTCAGGAAATCCTTTCTTCTCGAGCGGAAGCTCATGTGGGGGAGGCTGCGGATCTGGCGGAAGCTGCGGCTGTTCAGCATAA
- a CDS encoding YlbG family protein has protein sequence MLTERQGLVVWLHSLKHAKSLRRFGNVHYVSKKMKYVVLYCNQDDIESVMERISTYSYVKKVDPSFKPFIKSVFENSRPDKAKEYDYKMGF, from the coding sequence ATGTTAACAGAAAGACAAGGATTAGTTGTTTGGTTACATAGCCTGAAGCATGCCAAGTCCCTAAGACGGTTTGGAAATGTACATTATGTATCGAAGAAAATGAAGTATGTTGTCCTTTATTGTAATCAGGATGACATTGAGTCGGTCATGGAGCGGATATCCACTTATTCATACGTGAAGAAAGTCGATCCTTCTTTTAAGCCGTTTATCAAGTCTGTGTTTGAAAATTCCCGACCAGATAAAGCGAAGGAATATGATTACAAAATGGGGTTTTAA
- a CDS encoding enoyl-CoA hydratase/isomerase family protein, which produces MGDYTIHMDESGILRFVIDRPEKRNAVSYEVMDGLSLVLDEAVENENVKALLITGSGDQAFCSGGDLSQFHRLKTEDESYEMLNKMGGILSNLAFLPKPTIAYINGTAIGGGCEIAAACDFRIASRSAKMGFVQGNLAITTGWGGGTLLFERLPASKALSLLMTARVENTGELYDIGFIDHLVDEGLTIEESPLLQMISSKSPGVLRAYKQQLLNKWDIEKMKENMKEEIRQCAKLWAGDEHHEAVDKFLRK; this is translated from the coding sequence ATGGGAGATTATACAATACATATGGATGAATCAGGGATACTTCGGTTCGTGATTGACCGCCCTGAAAAGAGGAATGCAGTGAGTTATGAAGTGATGGACGGACTTTCCCTTGTGCTCGATGAAGCAGTGGAAAATGAGAATGTGAAGGCGCTGCTCATCACGGGCAGCGGTGACCAAGCATTCTGTTCAGGAGGGGATTTGTCCCAGTTCCATCGCCTGAAGACGGAGGATGAAAGTTATGAAATGTTGAATAAAATGGGAGGGATCCTTTCGAATCTTGCTTTTTTACCTAAACCTACCATCGCTTACATTAATGGGACAGCAATCGGGGGTGGATGTGAAATCGCGGCAGCGTGTGATTTCAGGATAGCAAGCAGATCGGCGAAAATGGGATTTGTTCAAGGGAACCTTGCCATCACCACAGGATGGGGAGGAGGGACTTTATTATTTGAAAGGCTTCCTGCCAGTAAAGCTTTATCCTTATTAATGACAGCCCGGGTGGAGAATACAGGGGAACTTTATGATATAGGGTTCATTGATCACCTGGTAGATGAAGGACTGACAATCGAAGAATCGCCATTACTTCAAATGATCTCATCTAAATCACCCGGGGTGCTCAGGGCATATAAACAACAGCTCCTGAACAAATGGGATATAGAAAAAATGAAAGAAAATATGAAAGAAGAAATCCGGCAATGTGCAAAATTATGGGCCGGGGATGAGCACCATGAAGCGGTGGACAAGTTCTTGCGAAAGTGA
- the rsmD gene encoding 16S rRNA (guanine(966)-N(2))-methyltransferase RsmD, translating into MRVISGTLKGRPLKAVPGSGTRPTTDKVKESIFNMLGPYFDGGSGLDLFAGSGGLGIEALSRGLDSVIFVDRDAKAFQTIKSNLEDCQLSEQSEVYRNEATRALKAIVKRGIAFDYIFLDPPYKQQKLQQLLAYIDEHNLLNESGFVMCEHGSEIALPERCGSLKKVREETYGIIRISIFSKVDD; encoded by the coding sequence ATGAGAGTAATATCAGGTACATTGAAGGGCAGGCCGCTGAAGGCCGTCCCAGGTAGTGGTACAAGACCCACGACCGATAAAGTAAAAGAATCGATATTTAATATGTTAGGACCCTATTTTGACGGGGGATCTGGCCTTGACTTGTTTGCCGGAAGCGGAGGACTTGGGATTGAAGCCCTCAGCAGGGGTCTGGATTCAGTGATATTCGTGGACCGTGATGCTAAGGCATTTCAGACCATCAAGTCCAATCTTGAAGACTGTCAATTATCGGAGCAGAGTGAAGTGTATCGCAATGAAGCGACAAGGGCCTTAAAGGCGATCGTCAAACGAGGGATTGCATTTGATTACATCTTCCTCGATCCGCCTTACAAACAGCAAAAGCTTCAACAACTTCTCGCATACATCGATGAACACAACCTTTTAAATGAAAGCGGTTTCGTTATGTGTGAACATGGATCGGAAATCGCACTGCCCGAACGCTGTGGAAGTTTAAAGAAGGTAAGAGAAGAAACCTATGGAATCATCAGGATATCGATTTTTTCCAAAGTGGATGATTGA
- the ylbJ gene encoding sporulation integral membrane protein YlbJ, whose translation MFKSKLKTLALSFCVTAFAASLIMMPGESLEASIRGLDMWWEIVFPSLLPFFIVSELLIGFGVVRFIGVMLEPLMRPLFKVPGVGGFVWAMGMASGFPAGAKLTARLRQEGQISKLEAERLVSFTNSSNPLFIFGAVSVGFFQNATLGIVLAIAHYAGNFLVGITMRFYGRNDPLPEPERVSKGQRFILFEAFAALLRTREKDSRPIGKLLGDAVTSSIQTLLMIGGFIILFSVINKMLYLLNITTFFADGLTAFFSLLQLPEQLRIPLISGLFEITLGSKLTSGVTEATLLHQAIITSFILGFSGFSVQAQVASILAETDIRFKPFFYARFVHGIAASVVTLLIWKPVYIRFSDEELSNAVPVFVMDSAPFWNDTLYWFKTFGPIVTIFSLMLYIGLYSYRQLKN comes from the coding sequence TTGTTTAAATCGAAGCTGAAAACCTTGGCATTATCATTTTGTGTCACCGCATTTGCTGCATCACTCATCATGATGCCGGGGGAATCTTTGGAAGCATCCATCAGGGGTCTGGATATGTGGTGGGAAATTGTTTTTCCTTCTTTGCTTCCATTTTTTATCGTGTCGGAGCTTTTGATCGGTTTCGGGGTCGTCCGGTTTATCGGTGTTATGCTTGAGCCTCTGATGAGACCTTTATTCAAGGTGCCGGGAGTCGGCGGGTTCGTTTGGGCAATGGGAATGGCTTCAGGGTTTCCTGCAGGGGCAAAGCTGACGGCAAGGCTCCGTCAGGAAGGACAAATCTCGAAGCTTGAGGCCGAGCGTCTTGTTTCTTTCACCAACTCTTCCAACCCGCTGTTTATATTCGGAGCCGTATCGGTCGGATTCTTTCAAAATGCGACCCTTGGCATCGTGCTTGCCATCGCCCATTATGCAGGGAATTTCCTTGTAGGGATCACGATGAGATTCTATGGAAGAAATGATCCGCTCCCTGAGCCTGAAAGAGTTTCAAAGGGGCAAAGGTTCATCCTTTTCGAAGCCTTCGCTGCCCTTCTTCGTACGAGAGAAAAGGATTCCCGCCCCATCGGAAAGCTGTTGGGAGACGCAGTGACTTCTTCCATCCAAACGTTATTGATGATCGGCGGTTTCATCATCCTGTTTTCAGTCATCAATAAAATGCTTTATCTATTAAACATTACGACGTTCTTTGCAGACGGACTGACTGCATTCTTTTCATTGTTGCAATTACCGGAACAGCTGAGGATCCCTCTCATCTCAGGGTTATTTGAAATCACATTGGGCTCTAAGCTCACCAGCGGGGTGACAGAAGCCACCCTCCTTCATCAGGCGATCATCACAAGCTTTATACTTGGATTCAGCGGATTCAGCGTGCAGGCCCAAGTGGCCAGTATCCTTGCCGAGACAGATATACGTTTCAAACCTTTTTTCTATGCACGTTTCGTTCATGGTATTGCCGCCTCGGTCGTGACACTCCTGATTTGGAAGCCTGTTTACATCAGATTCTCTGATGAAGAACTTTCCAATGCGGTCCCGGTATTCGTTATGGACAGCGCACCCTTTTGGAACGATACGCTGTATTGGTTCAAGACATTCGGTCCTATCGTCACCATCTTCAGCTTGATGCTGTACATTGGTCTTTACTCATATAGACAGTTGAAAAATTAA
- the rpmF gene encoding 50S ribosomal protein L32 — MAVPFRRTSKTAKRQRRTHFKLSVPGMVACPNCGEMKLAHRVCKECGTYKGKEVVNK; from the coding sequence ATGGCAGTACCTTTTAGAAGAACTTCTAAAACAGCAAAAAGACAACGCCGTACACACTTCAAACTAAGTGTACCTGGTATGGTAGCATGCCCAAACTGTGGTGAAATGAAACTAGCACACCGTGTTTGTAAAGAGTGCGGAACGTATAAAGGAAAAGAAGTTGTAAACAAATAA
- a CDS encoding nucleotidyltransferase, whose product MLATGVVVEYNPFHNGHLFHLKETKKATGADIVVAVMSGHFLQRGEPALVSKWARTKMALAAGVDIVIELPYSFATQHAEIFSRGAISLLHSMGCESFCFGSEDGDIEAFEETVSFIDRNKTSYNAFIKEYIQDGMSYPSALSSAFNMLGKNDSIIDLSKPNNILGFHYMEARNEIASSMKAFTITREAAGYHDQHFSSSSIASATSIRKSIFGAGSDEEVTPYLPMTSIDEMKKYSAEFGGYHRWENYWDLLQFKLLTSPTEELKEIYEIEEGIENRMKQCAKTSVSFEDFMMKLKTKRYTWTRLQRMLLHVLTNTKKDEMRSRHDAPRYIRLLGMNSAGREYLGHQKKHLPLPMISKLSGADQEDIKLDVRGAEIYALGLKDVHARKKLLHQEWAHPPVIV is encoded by the coding sequence ATGTTGGCTACAGGAGTAGTGGTAGAATATAATCCCTTCCATAATGGACATTTATTTCACCTGAAGGAAACAAAGAAAGCAACCGGGGCCGATATTGTTGTCGCAGTGATGAGCGGCCACTTTCTGCAGCGCGGCGAACCTGCACTTGTCTCTAAATGGGCACGTACGAAGATGGCGCTCGCTGCTGGTGTAGACATTGTCATCGAACTTCCGTACAGCTTTGCGACCCAACATGCAGAGATCTTTTCAAGAGGGGCGATTTCGCTCCTCCACAGCATGGGATGTGAGAGCTTTTGCTTTGGCAGTGAAGATGGAGATATTGAAGCATTTGAAGAGACAGTAAGTTTTATTGATAGAAACAAAACCTCCTACAATGCCTTCATTAAAGAGTATATCCAGGATGGGATGAGCTATCCCTCCGCCCTCTCCTCCGCTTTCAACATGTTGGGGAAGAACGATTCCATCATTGATTTAAGCAAGCCAAACAACATTTTAGGATTTCATTACATGGAAGCAAGAAATGAGATTGCATCATCAATGAAGGCGTTCACCATTACCAGGGAAGCTGCCGGATATCATGATCAACACTTTTCCTCTTCCTCCATCGCAAGTGCAACGAGCATACGAAAAAGCATTTTCGGCGCCGGTTCCGATGAGGAGGTCACCCCCTACCTCCCGATGACATCGATCGATGAGATGAAAAAATATTCAGCGGAATTCGGAGGTTATCATCGTTGGGAAAATTACTGGGATCTTTTACAATTCAAACTGCTTACTTCACCCACAGAAGAATTAAAAGAGATATATGAAATAGAAGAGGGCATCGAAAACCGGATGAAACAGTGTGCGAAGACTTCTGTCTCCTTCGAAGATTTCATGATGAAATTAAAAACGAAGCGTTATACATGGACCCGACTTCAGCGGATGCTACTGCATGTATTGACCAATACCAAAAAGGATGAAATGCGCTCAAGGCATGACGCCCCCCGCTATATCCGCCTCCTCGGCATGAATAGTGCCGGCAGGGAATACCTCGGTCATCAGAAAAAACATCTTCCACTCCCAATGATCAGCAAGCTGTCCGGTGCCGATCAAGAGGACATCAAGTTGGATGTCAGAGGTGCAGAAATCTATGCTTTGGGCTTGAAGGATGTGCATGCACGGAAGAAACTGCTGCATCAGGAATGGGCCCATCCTCCCGTGATTGTGTAA
- a CDS encoding YceD family protein, which produces MKWSIIQLQKFRDKGLSIDESINLDELKEIDPQIIDVSPIRVTGKADIGSNRVTFHLHIEGKLVLPCSRTLVDVDLPVDINTIETYLLNEADYDQYEEEEVHRIQGDVIDLKPAIRELLLLEIPMQVISDEAREHDELPSGKNWEVMTEEQAYRVEEEEEKKVDPRLADLAKLLDQNKNS; this is translated from the coding sequence TTGAAATGGTCAATAATACAATTGCAAAAATTTCGAGACAAGGGACTTTCAATTGACGAATCAATCAATTTGGATGAATTGAAAGAAATCGATCCCCAGATTATAGACGTTTCGCCTATACGAGTGACTGGAAAAGCAGATATCGGTTCCAACCGGGTCACTTTCCATCTTCATATTGAAGGGAAACTCGTGTTACCTTGCTCAAGAACCCTTGTGGATGTCGATTTACCTGTTGACATCAATACGATTGAGACATATCTTCTAAATGAAGCTGATTATGATCAGTATGAAGAAGAGGAAGTACATCGTATACAAGGTGATGTTATTGATTTAAAACCTGCTATCAGAGAATTACTGTTACTTGAGATTCCGATGCAAGTAATCAGTGATGAAGCGAGAGAACATGATGAATTGCCTTCTGGAAAGAATTGGGAAGTTATGACGGAAGAGCAGGCATATCGTGTCGAAGAAGAGGAAGAGAAGAAAGTAGATCCTCGTCTCGCTGATTTAGCAAAGCTTCTTGATCAAAACAAGAACTCTTAA